In Aggregicoccus sp. 17bor-14, the following are encoded in one genomic region:
- a CDS encoding aldose epimerase: MVTLVEGPSRAEIVPERGALVSRFSVASEPVLFLDERTLADPKKSVRGGIPLLFPSPGVIPGGKYAVDGREVSMRKHGFARDLPWTLEAQEADRAVLRLESSEQTRREFPWDFEARLFVRLQGPALHLAFQVKNRDARRMPLHLGMHPYFYVPQPQKAHVRIETDATRAFDNLQGRERPFQGFPLEDPEVDLHLLDHSPHGTVVHRGQGLRPVRLAWSPEFHTMVVWTLGGRDFVCVEPWTARGGALKTGEGLLWLAPGETRALQLSIAV; the protein is encoded by the coding sequence ATGGTCACCCTGGTGGAGGGCCCCTCCCGGGCCGAGATCGTCCCCGAGCGCGGCGCGCTCGTCTCGCGCTTCAGCGTAGCGAGCGAGCCGGTGCTCTTCCTCGACGAGCGCACGCTCGCGGATCCGAAGAAGAGCGTGCGCGGCGGCATCCCGCTGCTCTTCCCCAGCCCCGGCGTCATCCCCGGCGGGAAGTACGCGGTGGACGGGCGCGAGGTCTCGATGCGCAAGCACGGCTTCGCGCGCGACCTGCCCTGGACGCTGGAGGCGCAGGAGGCAGACCGCGCCGTGCTGCGGCTCGAGAGCAGCGAGCAGACGCGCCGCGAGTTCCCCTGGGACTTCGAGGCGCGACTCTTCGTGCGGCTGCAGGGCCCGGCGCTGCACCTCGCCTTCCAGGTGAAGAACCGGGATGCGCGCCGCATGCCCCTGCACCTCGGGATGCACCCCTACTTCTACGTGCCGCAGCCGCAGAAGGCGCACGTGCGCATCGAGACGGACGCGACGCGCGCCTTCGACAACCTGCAGGGCCGCGAGCGCCCCTTCCAGGGCTTTCCCCTCGAGGACCCCGAGGTGGACCTGCACCTGCTCGACCACTCGCCGCACGGCACCGTCGTGCACCGCGGGCAGGGCCTGCGGCCGGTGCGCCTCGCGTGGAGCCCGGAGTTCCACACGATGGTGGTGTGGACCCTGGGCGGGCGCGACTTCGTCTGCGTGGAGCCATGGACGGCGCGCGGCGGCGCGCTGAAGACCGGCGAGGGGCTGCTGTGGCTCGCGCCCGGAGAGACGCGCGCGCTGCAGCTGAGCATCGCGGTGTAG
- the pruA gene encoding L-glutamate gamma-semialdehyde dehydrogenase: protein MINAFPRVPPPKNEPVLSYAAGTPERAEVQAALKRMAAEKIEIPVIIGGKHVRTGKTDEVRMPHRHSHVLATLHEGDAAITQRAIENGLSVKDEWSRMPFHARAAIFLRAAELLATRYRPILNAATMLGQSKTAHQAEIDAACESIDFLRWNVHFAEQLLMQQPEAAPQNWNMTDYRPLDGFVFAVAPFNFTSIALNLPTAPAIMGNVVLFKPSSTAAYSAWYIMELLREAGLPDGVINMVPGDGPTIGNVALTHPQLGGVHFTGSTPTFQSMWRTVGENIARYKQYPRLVGETGGKDFIFVHASAADDLDAVATAIVRGGYEYQGQKCSAASRIYVPQSMWPKLKARLQEFISELRMGDPTDFRNFMGAVIDEKSFKRTSAYLELAKQGGSEASIVAGGDADRSEGWFVKPTLVQLENPRHRIMQEEIFAPVVGLHVYPDAKFEETLREVDQSAAYALTGAIFGRDRKAIETAMDLLRHAAGNFYINDKPTGAVVGQQPFGGSRASGTNDKAGSMLNLVRWTSPRTIKENFVPPTRVPYPYLDK, encoded by the coding sequence GTGATCAACGCCTTCCCCCGCGTTCCCCCGCCCAAGAACGAGCCGGTCCTCTCCTACGCCGCCGGGACCCCCGAGCGCGCCGAGGTGCAGGCGGCCCTCAAGCGCATGGCGGCCGAGAAGATCGAGATCCCGGTCATCATCGGCGGCAAGCACGTGCGCACCGGCAAGACGGACGAGGTGCGCATGCCGCACCGCCACAGCCACGTGCTGGCCACCCTGCACGAGGGCGACGCCGCCATCACCCAGCGCGCCATCGAGAACGGCCTCTCGGTGAAGGACGAGTGGAGCCGCATGCCCTTCCACGCGCGCGCGGCCATCTTCCTGCGCGCCGCCGAGCTGCTCGCCACCCGCTACCGGCCCATCCTGAACGCGGCCACCATGCTGGGGCAGAGCAAGACGGCGCACCAGGCGGAGATCGACGCGGCCTGCGAGTCCATCGACTTCCTGCGCTGGAACGTCCACTTCGCCGAGCAGCTGTTGATGCAGCAGCCGGAGGCGGCGCCGCAGAACTGGAACATGACGGACTACCGCCCGCTGGACGGCTTCGTCTTCGCGGTGGCCCCGTTCAACTTCACCTCCATCGCGCTCAACCTGCCCACGGCGCCCGCCATCATGGGCAACGTGGTGCTGTTCAAGCCCTCGAGCACCGCGGCCTACAGCGCCTGGTACATCATGGAGCTCTTGCGCGAGGCGGGCCTGCCGGACGGCGTCATCAACATGGTGCCCGGCGACGGCCCCACCATCGGCAACGTGGCGCTCACCCACCCGCAGCTGGGCGGCGTGCACTTCACCGGCTCCACGCCCACCTTCCAGTCGATGTGGCGCACCGTGGGCGAGAACATCGCGCGCTACAAGCAGTACCCGCGCCTGGTGGGCGAGACGGGCGGCAAGGACTTCATCTTCGTGCACGCCTCGGCGGCGGACGACCTGGACGCCGTGGCGACCGCGATCGTGCGCGGCGGCTACGAGTACCAGGGCCAGAAGTGCTCCGCCGCGAGCCGCATCTACGTGCCGCAGAGCATGTGGCCCAAGCTCAAGGCGCGCCTGCAGGAGTTCATCTCGGAGCTCCGCATGGGCGACCCCACGGACTTCCGCAACTTCATGGGCGCAGTCATCGACGAGAAGAGCTTCAAGCGGACCAGCGCGTACCTGGAGCTCGCGAAGCAGGGCGGCAGCGAGGCCAGCATCGTCGCCGGCGGCGACGCCGACCGCAGCGAGGGCTGGTTCGTGAAGCCCACGCTGGTGCAGCTGGAGAACCCGCGCCACCGCATCATGCAGGAGGAGATCTTCGCCCCCGTGGTGGGCCTGCACGTCTACCCGGACGCGAAGTTCGAGGAGACCCTGCGCGAGGTGGACCAGTCCGCGGCCTACGCGCTCACCGGCGCCATCTTCGGGCGCGACCGCAAGGCCATCGAGACGGCGATGGACCTGCTGCGCCACGCGGCCGGCAACTTCTACATCAACGACAAGCCCACCGGCGCCGTGGTGGGCCAGCAGCCCTTCGGCGGCAGCCGCGCCTCGGGCACCAACGACAAGGCCGGCTCGATGCTCAACCTGGTGCGCTGGACCAGCCCGCGTACCATCAAGGAGAACTTCGTGCCGCCCACCCGCGTCCCCTACCCCTACCTCGACAAATAG
- a CDS encoding serine/threonine-protein kinase — MSDSRPPAPPSPKAPDATWDALEGPTEGPTEEVCGRESGDIDPLSEATRERPPDPALAVFAVGEEVAGRYRILSRVARGGMGEVYEALDLELQDTVALKVILPMEAAEADGAVERFRREVQLARRVTHPNVCRIFDVGLSRPRGGGAARPFLTMEFLRGETLDDLLRREGQVSTQDALPLVRQMVAGLSAAHAAGVIHRDLKASNVLLVLEPDGQDALRVVLTDFGLARSLHARDTSSVSRTGDLIGTPAYMAPEQLEGGPITPATDLYALGIVLYELLTGARPFRETSALATAMRRLRQPPPSPRRYVPGLDRRWEHAVLRLLERDPARRFQSGHALLRALEGPAPRRPWLLPAAGALAAGLALVGGGLGVAARRDAAPVPDEPEVYAPAPAAARRAVAVLGFRNLSGRDEAQWLSTALRELLAMELAAAPRLRTVPGEALAPLTPPPGLEPGRVQLQQLHARAGVDLVVSGTYLLLASGAGPDRDAGPLRLDVRVQDAATGETLASLSERGEAGHLLELVASAGERLRRALGEGSTR; from the coding sequence GTGAGCGACTCCCGACCGCCTGCTCCCCCCTCGCCGAAGGCGCCGGACGCGACGTGGGATGCGCTCGAAGGCCCCACGGAGGGGCCGACGGAGGAGGTCTGCGGCCGCGAGTCCGGGGACATCGACCCCTTGAGCGAGGCGACCCGCGAGCGGCCGCCGGACCCGGCGCTGGCGGTGTTCGCGGTGGGCGAGGAGGTGGCGGGCCGCTACCGCATCCTCTCGCGCGTGGCGCGCGGCGGGATGGGCGAGGTCTACGAGGCGCTGGACCTGGAGCTGCAGGACACGGTGGCGCTCAAGGTCATCCTGCCGATGGAAGCGGCCGAGGCGGACGGCGCGGTGGAGCGCTTCCGGCGCGAGGTGCAGCTCGCGCGGCGGGTGACGCACCCCAACGTGTGCCGCATCTTCGACGTGGGGCTGTCGCGGCCGCGCGGCGGGGGGGCTGCCCGCCCCTTCCTCACCATGGAGTTCCTGCGGGGCGAGACGCTGGACGACCTGCTGCGCCGCGAGGGGCAGGTGTCCACGCAGGACGCGCTGCCCCTGGTGCGCCAGATGGTGGCGGGCTTGAGCGCCGCGCACGCCGCGGGCGTCATCCACCGCGACCTCAAGGCGAGCAACGTGCTGCTCGTGCTCGAGCCGGACGGTCAGGACGCGCTGCGCGTGGTCCTCACCGACTTCGGGCTCGCGCGAAGCCTCCACGCGCGCGACACCTCCTCGGTCTCGCGCACGGGAGACCTCATCGGCACGCCCGCGTACATGGCGCCCGAGCAGCTGGAGGGCGGCCCCATCACGCCCGCCACGGACCTCTACGCGCTGGGCATCGTGCTCTACGAGCTGCTCACCGGCGCGCGGCCCTTCCGCGAGACCTCCGCGCTCGCCACCGCAATGCGCCGCCTGCGCCAGCCGCCGCCCAGCCCGCGCCGCTACGTGCCCGGGCTCGACCGGCGCTGGGAGCACGCCGTCCTGCGCCTGCTCGAGCGCGACCCCGCTCGCCGCTTCCAGAGCGGGCACGCGCTGCTTCGCGCGCTCGAGGGCCCCGCGCCCCGCCGCCCCTGGCTGCTGCCTGCCGCGGGCGCGCTCGCCGCGGGGCTCGCGCTGGTGGGCGGGGGACTCGGCGTGGCCGCGCGCCGCGACGCCGCCCCCGTCCCGGACGAGCCGGAGGTGTACGCCCCGGCGCCCGCCGCCGCCCGCCGCGCCGTGGCGGTGCTGGGCTTTCGCAACCTCTCCGGCCGCGACGAGGCGCAGTGGCTGTCCACCGCGCTGCGCGAGCTGCTCGCCATGGAGCTCGCCGCCGCGCCGCGCCTGCGCACCGTTCCGGGCGAGGCGCTGGCCCCGCTTACTCCCCCGCCAGGCCTGGAGCCCGGCCGCGTCCAGCTGCAGCAGCTGCACGCGCGCGCGGGCGTGGACCTGGTGGTGAGCGGCACCTACCTGCTGCTCGCGAGCGGCGCCGGCCCGGACCGGGACGCGGGCCCCCTGCGCCTGGACGTGCGCGTGCAGGACGCGGCCACCGGCGAGACGCTGGCCTCGCTCTCGGAGCGCGGCGAGGCCGGGCACCTGCTCGAGCTGGTGGCGAGCGCGGGCGAGCGCCTGCGCCGCGCGCTCGGGGAGGGCAGTACGCGCTGA